In [Leptolyngbya] sp. PCC 7376, a genomic segment contains:
- a CDS encoding carotenoid oxygenase family protein, with amino-acid sequence MTATFPSTEKSYDQTAWQRGYESQRCELSYEVTDIEGEIPQALQGTLFRNGPGLLDIGGTPIKHPFDGDGMIVAMTFEGGRAYFQNRFVRTEGFVAEEKAGKPLYRGVFGTEKPGGLFSNMFDLRLKNIANTNVLYWGEKLLALWEAAEPHSLDPETLETKGIDYLKGILKSGDGFSAHPRIDPACIWDDGDRCLVNFAVKPGLNTTLAVYEISPNGELRRYKEHQADGFAFIHDFVITPNYVIFFQATVSFNPLPYAFGLKGAGECVNFQADKPTQMVVIPRDPERNDVQVLKAEAGFVFHHANAFERDNKIFVDSVCYQSIPQVQSDVDYKNVDFDQLDPGQLWRFELNLESKKVTRELLDSRCCEFPVVHPDYVGRDYRYAYIGATHSNIGNAPLQALWKLDVESGEQQLHSFAPDGFAGEPIFVPYPDGKAEDDGWVLLMTYDAARHGSDVVIFDAKQIDRGAIATVHIKQHIPYGLHGSWTPKTFVNF; translated from the coding sequence ATGACTGCGACCTTCCCCAGTACAGAAAAGTCTTACGATCAGACGGCTTGGCAGCGAGGCTATGAGTCGCAGCGCTGTGAACTTTCTTATGAAGTGACTGACATTGAGGGTGAGATTCCTCAGGCGTTGCAAGGCACTTTATTTCGGAATGGGCCTGGACTACTGGACATTGGGGGGACACCGATTAAGCATCCATTTGATGGCGATGGCATGATTGTTGCGATGACCTTTGAGGGCGGTAGAGCCTATTTCCAAAATCGTTTTGTGCGTACGGAAGGGTTTGTTGCGGAAGAGAAAGCTGGTAAGCCGCTTTACCGTGGGGTTTTTGGCACAGAAAAGCCCGGTGGTCTTTTCAGTAATATGTTCGACCTCAGACTCAAAAATATTGCCAATACGAATGTGCTTTATTGGGGAGAGAAATTATTGGCGCTCTGGGAAGCCGCAGAACCCCATAGCCTTGATCCAGAAACCCTTGAAACAAAAGGGATTGATTATTTGAAGGGGATTTTAAAGTCTGGGGATGGGTTTTCAGCTCACCCTCGCATTGACCCCGCTTGTATTTGGGATGATGGCGATCGCTGTCTCGTGAATTTTGCAGTGAAACCTGGTCTAAATACGACCCTCGCTGTGTATGAAATTAGTCCTAATGGCGAATTGCGCCGTTATAAAGAGCACCAAGCTGATGGCTTTGCTTTTATCCATGACTTTGTGATCACGCCAAATTACGTCATTTTCTTCCAAGCAACGGTCAGTTTTAATCCATTGCCCTATGCTTTCGGACTAAAAGGTGCTGGTGAATGTGTGAATTTTCAGGCAGATAAACCCACTCAGATGGTTGTGATTCCCCGCGACCCTGAGAGAAATGATGTGCAGGTTTTAAAGGCTGAGGCCGGGTTTGTATTTCACCATGCCAATGCTTTTGAACGGGATAACAAAATTTTTGTGGATTCGGTCTGTTATCAATCGATTCCGCAAGTGCAGTCGGATGTGGATTATAAAAATGTTGATTTTGACCAGCTCGACCCAGGCCAACTTTGGCGATTTGAGCTGAACCTTGAAAGTAAAAAAGTTACACGCGAATTGTTAGATAGTCGCTGCTGTGAGTTTCCAGTGGTGCATCCTGATTATGTAGGCCGTGATTATCGTTATGCCTACATTGGTGCGACCCATTCAAATATTGGTAATGCACCGTTACAGGCACTCTGGAAACTCGATGTGGAGTCTGGTGAGCAACAGTTGCATTCTTTTGCGCCGGATGGCTTTGCTGGGGAGCCTATTTTTGTGCCTTATCCTGATGGCAAAGCAGAAGATGACGGTTGGGTTTTATTAATGACCTATGATGCGGCTCGCCATGGATCTGATGTGGTAATTTTTGATGCGAAGCAGATTGATCGAGGGGCGATCGCCACGGTGCATATCAAACAGCATATTCCCTATGGCTTACATGGGAGCTGGACTCCAAAAACCTTCGTCAACTTCTAA
- a CDS encoding transglutaminase family protein has product MNRLKMYPLLLGLAMIFWGWHNGQQIFFAIPMAITYEAHHLIRTRWNFSDVDIRRAASVATVALIGIYTFIAVTGSWLQALSIFFQWLPLTVFPIVLLQTYSDSKKINFRSLLLFVKFDPKIAKKKRNFDVIYPFFVVCILCASGRTEHGLSFYFALLFISLFPLWQLRSNRFKLVPWLCAMVIAANLGFVSQLGIRAAHKYTEQQAISWLSKFYQGEADPFQQNTSLGEIGAIKQSNAIAFRVKSPNNETVPRLLREAAYNKYQGGLWITTENEFQAANSADDETTWQWQQTPEQHDSIIITDQTIKDKAIAKLPSGSFRLQNFPAETAEYNQYGVVRLESEKKNLQYQVDFNADQNFDVAPIPDDLDVPNSEAETLDQIIQDNNLKSENSTKSLSNLEGFFLKDFSYTLNLTGDGDRPTPLASFLLDQKQGHCEYFATATTLLLREMGIPARYAVGYSVHDFSELEQQYIVRDRHAHAWTLVYVDGQWQNFDTTPSNWADIEDQEAKGFTLVGDFFSWGWLQIKTIFGSIFTPENIQRWWWVILPILLLRLWFSTSGDKESLGRKILQRRKKNQSSTLVKSKFKAIEEIFNQLGFPRSSSQPLKEWLQELRQNQVTAEMATDLDEILRWYYRDRFDPQGLDPNDIQSLDNAIKKWLKRWHYKTLALK; this is encoded by the coding sequence ATGAATCGCCTTAAAATGTATCCTTTGCTATTAGGATTAGCGATGATTTTTTGGGGTTGGCACAATGGACAACAAATCTTTTTTGCCATACCGATGGCGATCACCTACGAAGCCCATCACTTAATTCGCACTCGCTGGAATTTTTCTGATGTTGATATTCGACGGGCTGCGAGTGTGGCGACTGTGGCACTAATCGGAATTTATACCTTTATCGCCGTCACTGGCAGCTGGCTGCAAGCTCTAAGCATCTTTTTTCAATGGCTACCCCTCACCGTATTCCCAATTGTTTTATTACAAACCTATTCTGATAGCAAAAAAATCAACTTTCGTAGCCTCTTACTTTTCGTAAAATTCGATCCGAAAATAGCAAAGAAAAAACGTAATTTTGACGTTATTTATCCATTTTTTGTTGTCTGTATTCTTTGTGCTAGTGGTCGGACAGAGCATGGCTTATCGTTTTACTTTGCCTTACTTTTCATCAGTCTCTTTCCGCTATGGCAGTTACGATCAAATCGCTTTAAACTCGTACCGTGGCTTTGTGCCATGGTTATTGCGGCCAATCTCGGTTTTGTTAGTCAATTAGGTATAAGAGCAGCCCATAAATATACAGAACAGCAAGCAATTTCATGGCTCAGCAAGTTTTATCAAGGAGAAGCCGATCCCTTTCAGCAAAATACTTCCCTCGGCGAAATTGGTGCAATTAAACAATCTAATGCTATTGCTTTCCGCGTCAAATCTCCGAACAATGAAACGGTACCTCGGTTATTGCGGGAAGCAGCATACAACAAATATCAGGGTGGGCTTTGGATCACGACTGAAAATGAATTCCAAGCGGCCAATTCTGCCGACGATGAAACGACTTGGCAATGGCAACAGACTCCCGAGCAACATGACAGCATTATTATCACTGACCAAACAATAAAAGATAAGGCGATCGCCAAATTACCGTCAGGCAGTTTTCGCTTACAAAATTTCCCCGCAGAAACCGCTGAATACAATCAATATGGCGTGGTTCGTTTAGAGTCAGAAAAGAAAAATCTGCAATATCAAGTGGACTTTAATGCAGATCAAAATTTTGATGTTGCACCCATTCCAGACGATCTCGATGTCCCAAATAGTGAGGCTGAAACCCTAGATCAAATTATTCAGGACAATAACCTTAAAAGCGAAAACTCAACAAAATCTCTCTCAAATTTAGAAGGCTTTTTCCTCAAGGATTTTAGTTACACCCTCAACCTCACTGGTGACGGCGATCGCCCCACTCCCCTAGCCAGTTTTCTGCTCGACCAAAAACAAGGTCATTGCGAATATTTTGCGACGGCGACCACCCTGTTACTCCGGGAGATGGGGATTCCTGCTCGGTATGCAGTAGGTTATTCTGTTCATGATTTTAGTGAACTAGAACAGCAATATATTGTCCGCGATCGCCATGCCCATGCCTGGACTTTGGTTTATGTTGATGGCCAATGGCAAAACTTTGATACCACACCATCAAACTGGGCAGATATCGAAGACCAAGAAGCTAAGGGATTTACGTTGGTTGGTGACTTTTTCTCTTGGGGATGGCTACAAATTAAAACTATTTTTGGCAGTATTTTTACACCAGAAAATATCCAAAGATGGTGGTGGGTGATTTTGCCAATCTTACTCCTACGGTTATGGTTTAGCACCTCTGGCGATAAAGAAAGCCTAGGTCGAAAAATTCTGCAACGTCGCAAAAAAAATCAGAGTTCGACTTTGGTTAAATCTAAGTTTAAAGCCATTGAAGAGATATTTAATCAACTGGGTTTTCCTCGTTCTTCTTCACAACCTCTAAAAGAATGGCTACAGGAATTGCGACAAAACCAA
- a CDS encoding DUF2499 domain-containing protein — MNALSFPTWIVHVSSVLEWVMAIWLIYTYGQLTKDKSWSALSWGMLPSLVSAMCACTWHFFDNAESLEWLVTTQAATTVIGNITLCLGAWWVWRSPKLGSPTE, encoded by the coding sequence ATGAATGCCCTTTCCTTCCCCACATGGATCGTTCATGTGTCCAGTGTCCTCGAATGGGTCATGGCAATTTGGCTAATTTATACGTATGGTCAGCTTACTAAAGATAAGAGTTGGTCGGCGTTGTCCTGGGGAATGTTGCCGTCCCTTGTGAGCGCGATGTGTGCTTGCACCTGGCATTTTTTTGATAATGCCGAATCTCTCGAATGGCTCGTCACCACCCAAGCAGCAACCACTGTCATCGGTAATATTACGCTCTGTCTGGGGGCATGGTGGGTCTGGCGATCGCCCAAACTTGGAAGCCCCACAGAATAG
- a CDS encoding DUF58 domain-containing protein, whose product MMLEKFFYRFLRKSWSVQWWFQRLLPQPSFVVCLAVATTAGLNTDQTLAYQIAAFLMALMIVAIAGSRFVRIRVTVERILPRFGSVGIPLKYRVIIHNPTNKPQAGLKLFENIKNPSPSFRAFQDHLNTFPKRAFADVILAVKQWFWLLDRRQLATIKAIAIPPIPPHSNIEVTLTLNPLHRGSLHLTGYTLAVADPIGLFHRLKTRALPQTLWLLPRRYNVPPISLPGTRRYQSGGVAFASSVGDSEEFRALREYRAGDPLRKIHWKSWAKTGKPIVKEEQDEFFVRHALILDTFLDAPYSEKLEEAIAVAASFACEFETKEALLDLMFVGAEAYCFTAGRGVGNTDQILEILASVQPCRDRQFDYLSPVVMERSSLLSGCICIFLEWDNSRKKLIQYLQKIQIPLMVYVLCDRPLMVAPEEQIFQPLQLGQIQEDLLPS is encoded by the coding sequence ATGATGCTTGAAAAATTTTTCTATCGTTTCCTCCGTAAAAGTTGGTCCGTGCAATGGTGGTTTCAGCGACTATTACCGCAACCAAGTTTTGTGGTTTGCTTAGCCGTTGCAACCACTGCTGGCCTCAATACCGATCAAACTTTGGCCTATCAAATTGCAGCTTTTTTAATGGCACTAATGATAGTGGCGATCGCCGGAAGTCGATTTGTGCGCATTCGAGTCACGGTGGAACGCATTTTGCCAAGATTTGGTTCTGTGGGTATCCCGTTAAAATATCGCGTCATCATTCACAATCCCACAAATAAACCCCAAGCTGGCCTGAAATTATTTGAAAATATCAAAAATCCTAGCCCTAGTTTTAGAGCATTTCAGGATCATCTCAATACCTTCCCAAAGCGTGCTTTTGCAGATGTGATTTTGGCAGTGAAGCAATGGTTTTGGCTACTCGACCGTCGGCAACTCGCAACCATTAAGGCGATCGCCATTCCACCGATTCCACCCCATAGCAATATTGAAGTCACCCTCACCCTAAATCCCTTGCACCGTGGCTCTTTACACCTGACTGGCTATACCCTCGCAGTGGCTGATCCGATTGGACTATTTCATCGCCTCAAAACAAGAGCGTTACCCCAAACCCTATGGCTATTGCCAAGACGATATAATGTGCCGCCCATTTCGTTGCCGGGAACGCGTCGCTATCAATCAGGGGGCGTTGCTTTTGCTTCGTCGGTGGGGGATTCGGAGGAATTTCGTGCATTGCGAGAATATCGGGCGGGCGATCCGTTGCGGAAAATTCACTGGAAAAGTTGGGCAAAAACAGGCAAACCTATCGTCAAAGAAGAACAAGACGAATTCTTTGTGCGCCATGCTCTCATCCTCGACACCTTTCTTGATGCGCCCTACAGCGAAAAACTAGAAGAGGCGATCGCCGTGGCTGCGTCCTTTGCCTGCGAATTTGAAACGAAGGAAGCACTGCTGGATTTAATGTTTGTGGGTGCAGAGGCCTACTGTTTTACAGCGGGTCGAGGTGTCGGCAACACTGACCAAATCCTCGAAATTTTGGCCTCGGTGCAGCCTTGTCGCGATCGCCAATTTGACTATCTCAGTCCAGTCGTGATGGAACGTTCGAGTTTACTGAGTGGCTGTATTTGTATTTTTCTAGAGTGGGATAATTCCCGCAAGAAACTAATTCAATATCTCCAAAAGATTCAGATTCCATTAATGGTTTACGTGCTGTGCGATCGCCCATTAATGGTTGCCCCAGAAGAACAAATTTTCCAGCCTCTTCAGCTCGGTCAAATTCAGGAGGATTTATTACCATCATGA
- a CDS encoding type IV pilin-like G/H family protein, with translation MTTNLPIAKPVVTTPSALEVIVEPLGDEAMLRRQENDKSQYGWRSLGILIAIIGGVIWWMAPQIVGCGGMAKEMEGRIAVGTMGRGQQAFFLENNQFASSLDELDLGIRRETDNYTFSVDHRGDHVFNYAVARGDVENSYIGAVFQLESTVIVPETGEEIPEFATITCAINIENVDTQVSPQTVLPSLEDNIPICHPETNLMQRSPDPEVISQGLN, from the coding sequence ATGACCACCAATCTACCAATTGCTAAACCAGTTGTAACGACACCTTCAGCACTTGAAGTTATAGTCGAACCTTTGGGTGATGAGGCGATGCTACGTAGGCAGGAAAATGACAAATCCCAGTATGGTTGGCGTTCATTGGGAATATTAATCGCGATTATTGGTGGTGTGATTTGGTGGATGGCACCTCAAATTGTTGGATGCGGCGGCATGGCAAAAGAGATGGAAGGAAGAATTGCTGTCGGTACAATGGGTCGAGGACAGCAAGCTTTTTTCCTAGAGAATAATCAATTTGCTTCTAGCCTTGATGAGCTAGATCTGGGTATTCGCCGCGAAACAGATAACTATACTTTCAGCGTGGATCATCGAGGCGATCATGTTTTTAATTATGCTGTTGCCCGTGGAGATGTAGAAAATAGTTATATTGGTGCAGTTTTTCAACTAGAGTCAACAGTTATAGTCCCAGAAACTGGCGAAGAAATCCCTGAGTTTGCAACAATAACCTGCGCCATCAATATTGAAAATGTTGACACCCAAGTTTCTCCCCAAACAGTTTTGCCTAGCCTCGAAGACAATATTCCAATCTGTCATCCCGAAACAAATCTAATGCAGCGATCACCTGATCCTGAGGTGATTTCTCAAGGACTAAATTGA
- a CDS encoding rhodanese-like domain-containing protein yields MINKRKLLIVGLTIFLSIASSCGIAGAVYLKTGLSVPYYLRSLKTERLTVPELKQLPQDDLLIIDVRTPDEYAAEYIPNSILIPIQDIEAGFGLKKIETEIIKFQANKNQSPKIILYCQTGPRSIRAFETLQTEFDIEILVLTGGMRAWNAGI; encoded by the coding sequence ATGATTAATAAAAGAAAACTCCTTATAGTTGGATTAACTATTTTTTTATCCATCGCATCAAGCTGTGGAATCGCTGGAGCTGTATATCTAAAAACAGGTTTATCTGTGCCCTACTACCTAAGGAGTTTGAAGACAGAGAGGCTTACTGTCCCTGAACTGAAACAGCTACCGCAAGATGACCTTCTGATTATTGATGTGCGTACTCCGGATGAATATGCAGCAGAATATATTCCCAATAGTATTTTGATCCCAATTCAAGATATTGAAGCAGGGTTTGGTCTCAAAAAGATTGAAACAGAAATCATAAAGTTTCAGGCTAATAAAAATCAGTCCCCCAAAATAATTTTGTATTGTCAAACTGGGCCTAGATCGATTCGAGCCTTTGAGACATTACAAACAGAATTTGATATTGAAATTCTTGTTTTAACTGGTGGGATGAGAGCTTGGAATGCGGGGATTTAA
- a CDS encoding YihY/virulence factor BrkB family protein, translated as MLWCGHFTTKDLGRSPANHHAKSSQSFALAPYHPAMKRFFRFFLYVNHQTIYYTIRQALRRRLVGLSSEIAFNVMLSLFPIIIMMLTALGLFTEQIDDTVIQLASYYQEVIPPSIWDLLREFTQEISESPSKGLFSVSFIATIWVSSGALSATMNALDVIHEIPPKQRRPFWKAKLMSIFITIGAIALLAFASFLVLLGDSMVKIALELAAQLPFNSTGLSVLVILWRLVSFPLALSLGAGIVSILVNILMSPADQRYPLRKLKKMSIGLAIGISTLLLLCFLIIFIQNIIINLKIDYDIAYLIVTIWRFLSMPVALGIVSIAFAFIYSMGSSRMVKGMPILPGAVLGAISWAIISSLFRTYVLNFGRYNYVYGAVGTVIILMLWLQLSALVMLIGDQLNVVIGEAMLADTLKRSNNTGSIDKSGDTNDYKNSPLQEEA; from the coding sequence ATGCTATGGTGTGGTCACTTTACAACAAAAGATCTAGGGCGATCGCCCGCTAACCATCATGCAAAATCCTCTCAGAGTTTCGCGTTAGCCCCTTATCATCCAGCTATGAAACGTTTTTTCCGCTTCTTTCTGTATGTTAATCACCAGACAATTTACTACACTATCCGGCAGGCTTTAAGGCGTCGTTTAGTCGGATTGTCTTCCGAGATTGCCTTTAACGTGATGCTGTCGCTGTTTCCGATCATCATCATGATGTTGACAGCATTAGGGTTATTTACAGAACAGATTGATGACACAGTAATCCAGCTCGCGAGCTACTACCAAGAAGTGATTCCTCCCTCCATTTGGGATTTATTGAGAGAGTTTACTCAAGAGATTAGTGAGTCGCCGAGTAAGGGATTATTTTCAGTTAGTTTTATCGCGACAATTTGGGTCTCGTCAGGAGCATTGAGCGCGACAATGAATGCATTGGATGTGATCCATGAGATTCCGCCGAAGCAACGCCGCCCTTTCTGGAAAGCGAAGTTGATGTCGATTTTTATCACCATCGGAGCGATCGCCCTTTTAGCTTTTGCTTCTTTTCTTGTCCTGTTGGGGGATAGTATGGTCAAAATCGCCCTAGAGCTTGCAGCGCAACTCCCTTTCAACTCCACAGGCTTAAGTGTGTTAGTGATTTTGTGGCGATTAGTCAGCTTTCCGCTTGCTCTTAGTCTCGGTGCTGGAATTGTATCCATTCTCGTCAATATTTTGATGAGCCCCGCTGATCAGCGATACCCATTGCGCAAGCTCAAAAAAATGTCCATTGGCTTGGCGATTGGGATCTCGACCCTATTGCTTCTGTGCTTTCTGATTATCTTCATTCAGAACATCATTATTAACCTCAAAATTGACTACGACATCGCGTACCTAATCGTGACAATTTGGCGATTTTTGAGTATGCCTGTTGCTCTTGGGATAGTCTCGATTGCGTTCGCGTTCATCTACAGCATGGGGTCAAGCCGGATGGTGAAAGGAATGCCAATTCTTCCAGGTGCGGTATTGGGAGCTATTTCCTGGGCAATTATTTCGTCGCTATTTCGAACTTATGTGCTGAATTTTGGTCGTTATAACTACGTTTATGGCGCAGTGGGAACGGTCATTATTTTGATGTTGTGGCTTCAGCTCAGTGCGTTAGTCATGCTTATTGGTGATCAGTTGAATGTAGTGATTGGTGAGGCGATGTTGGCAGATACATTGAAACGCTCGAATAATACTGGCTCAATCGATAAATCTGGTGATACTAATGACTACAAAAATTCCCCTCTGCAAGAAGAAGCATAA
- a CDS encoding adenosylcobyric acid synthase gives MRAIAVFSPTCGAGKSWFATALCRWLTREDWNVTPIQAQVDVNKGYTIDHNVMVSYSIAWQAWAAKVSMSANLNPVVLRPLDSPSLQYQLFIQGRGIGTVSRSDYYQNYYGIAKPLIQECLDKIYQSKHNLAVFDTYQHGLYNPFQDDTDENFELLKASSFHPAGVIIIDCRQGGAINQLCGFWERLSEENRKLIRGVIFNQWEGDRRISDVQTRWVQEHLNLPVLGHLPTLSGQYFHPESPLTFESGSQQTSQNRLKIVILRLPNLSQHTDLDALESEPSVELSYFDPANQLGYPDAVIIPHSSAAIEDLDYLHKYKFHTQLQNYAAAGGTILGLGNGASMLGKQINQKTNLINSALLEQPGLGLLPTKTDLRTTPLACESIQTLSETLFANLPISGEACKYGKVTVFARDAVAQLFRDNDLGLINQGRNIWAVNLHELFNNGPWRRFWLNQLRQKRGLSSLATGIADFTERREVIIDNLANHIDQHLKLAPLLTDYDY, from the coding sequence ATGCGGGCGATCGCTGTTTTCAGTCCCACCTGTGGTGCCGGAAAATCATGGTTTGCAACGGCTCTTTGTCGGTGGTTAACGCGAGAAGACTGGAACGTGACCCCCATCCAAGCGCAGGTTGATGTGAATAAAGGCTATACCATCGACCATAACGTGATGGTGAGTTATTCGATCGCATGGCAGGCATGGGCAGCAAAAGTATCCATGTCGGCGAATCTAAATCCGGTTGTTTTAAGACCTTTAGATAGTCCGAGTTTGCAATATCAATTGTTCATTCAGGGGCGAGGCATCGGTACTGTTAGCCGTTCGGATTATTATCAAAATTATTACGGCATTGCGAAACCTTTAATTCAAGAATGTCTCGACAAGATTTATCAGTCGAAGCACAACTTAGCGGTTTTCGATACCTATCAACATGGTCTTTATAATCCTTTCCAGGACGACACAGACGAAAATTTTGAACTTCTCAAAGCATCTTCGTTTCACCCTGCTGGGGTAATTATTATTGATTGCCGTCAAGGTGGCGCAATTAATCAATTATGTGGATTTTGGGAACGGCTATCGGAAGAAAATCGTAAGCTTATCCGCGGCGTGATTTTTAATCAATGGGAGGGAGATCGCCGCATTAGCGATGTCCAAACACGCTGGGTACAAGAACATCTAAATTTGCCTGTACTTGGCCATTTGCCAACTCTCTCAGGCCAATATTTTCATCCTGAAAGCCCTCTAACCTTTGAAAGCGGTTCGCAACAGACCTCTCAAAATCGCCTCAAAATCGTTATTTTGCGTCTGCCGAATCTTTCTCAGCATACCGATCTTGATGCTCTAGAAAGTGAGCCCAGCGTTGAGCTAAGTTACTTCGACCCAGCGAATCAGCTCGGCTATCCTGATGCCGTGATTATTCCCCATAGCTCAGCGGCGATCGAAGATCTTGATTATCTCCATAAATACAAATTCCATACTCAGCTCCAAAACTATGCAGCAGCAGGAGGCACAATCCTCGGGCTCGGTAATGGTGCCTCAATGCTTGGCAAACAAATAAATCAGAAAACAAACTTGATCAATTCTGCATTGCTCGAACAGCCAGGGCTTGGATTACTCCCCACAAAAACTGATTTGCGGACAACGCCTCTCGCCTGCGAATCGATTCAAACTCTCTCAGAAACCTTGTTTGCTAATCTGCCTATTAGTGGTGAAGCATGCAAATACGGCAAAGTGACAGTATTTGCCCGTGATGCTGTCGCGCAACTATTCCGAGATAACGATCTGGGCTTAATTAACCAAGGTCGTAATATTTGGGCTGTTAATCTCCATGAACTTTTCAATAATGGTCCATGGCGACGGTTCTGGCTGAATCAACTTCGTCAAAAACGTGGTCTGTCGTCCCTCGCCACAGGTATTGCCGACTTCACAGAAAGACGTGAAGTGATTATTGATAATTTGGCGAATCACATTGATCAGCACCTCAAATTAGCGCCTCTATTAACTGATTACGACTATTAA
- a CDS encoding MoxR family ATPase: MAVGQQIYQEIAANIATVIRGQDGAIRRLLAAFFSGGHVLLEDFPGTGKTTLAKALALSVAANFKRIQFTPDLLPSDIVGISIFEQQTQKFRFHEGPIFGNIILADEINRASPRTQSALLEAMAEGQVSIDGKLRSLQELFFVIATQNPVESRGTYPLPEAQMDRFALQFSLGYVSPEEEVNILAAQLAGHPIKSVQSCVSVEDVLAARAEMQQVRISTEIQRYIVDIVGATRSAPEVLLGASPRASLAVMKLAQALAIFDGLEFVTPDQIQEVAVAAIAHRLVMNPQARFSGMTAAEVVEKILKTLPVPA; encoded by the coding sequence ATGGCAGTCGGGCAGCAGATTTATCAAGAAATTGCAGCGAATATCGCGACGGTAATTCGAGGGCAGGATGGGGCAATTCGGCGATTACTAGCGGCTTTTTTTTCTGGGGGTCATGTGCTGTTAGAGGATTTTCCGGGGACGGGGAAAACGACTCTAGCTAAGGCTTTGGCGTTGTCGGTGGCGGCGAATTTTAAACGGATTCAGTTTACGCCGGATTTGTTGCCGTCGGATATTGTGGGTATTTCGATTTTTGAGCAGCAAACTCAAAAGTTTCGGTTCCATGAAGGGCCTATTTTCGGCAATATTATTCTTGCGGATGAGATTAATCGGGCTTCTCCTCGTACACAATCAGCATTGCTAGAAGCCATGGCAGAGGGTCAGGTGAGTATCGATGGCAAGTTGCGATCGCTGCAAGAGCTTTTCTTTGTCATCGCCACCCAAAATCCTGTGGAATCGCGCGGGACTTATCCATTGCCAGAAGCCCAGATGGATCGCTTTGCGTTGCAGTTTAGTTTGGGGTATGTGTCGCCGGAGGAAGAGGTGAATATTTTGGCGGCGCAGTTGGCAGGGCATCCCATTAAATCGGTGCAATCCTGTGTGTCGGTAGAAGATGTGTTGGCGGCGCGAGCAGAAATGCAACAGGTGCGCATCAGTACGGAGATTCAGCGGTATATCGTCGATATTGTGGGGGCAACGCGGTCGGCTCCAGAGGTTTTGTTGGGGGCGAGTCCAAGGGCTTCGTTGGCAGTGATGAAGTTGGCGCAGGCTTTGGCGATTTTTGATGGGTTGGAATTTGTGACCCCTGACCAAATTCAAGAAGTGGCTGTGGCGGCGATCGCCCATCGGTTAGTGATGAATCCGCAGGCGAGATTTTCAGGGATGACAGCGGCGGAAGTAGTGGAAAAAATCTTAAAAACATTGCCTGTGCCAGCCTAG
- a CDS encoding sterol desaturase family protein, with amino-acid sequence MNNLLVALISFIGLGLTFSLLEKQFYLHRQKVNRFQWQLDTIYYFTGYVINKFGIWLCLSLAILIKYQINPEISLNWITQQSLFFQLIEILILSELGYYFAHRLLHQIPFLWRFHAIHHSAEKMDWLTTTRVHPVDQLFTKFFQLVPLLCLDFSPKAMGIYFLWSSAIAFFIHANLRIKLPILRRIIVTPETHHWHHNRNRALSNTNFSAQLACIDWLFGTYYCPQTKHQDHYGISERLPNTYLKQVFYPFGKA; translated from the coding sequence ATGAATAATCTTTTGGTGGCGCTTATTTCTTTTATCGGATTAGGACTGACATTTAGCTTACTAGAGAAACAGTTTTATTTACATCGCCAAAAAGTCAATCGCTTTCAATGGCAGCTCGATACAATTTATTACTTTACTGGCTATGTCATTAATAAGTTTGGGATTTGGCTATGTTTAAGTTTAGCTATTTTAATTAAGTATCAAATCAACCCTGAAATAAGTCTGAATTGGATTACCCAACAATCTTTATTTTTCCAATTAATTGAGATCTTAATTCTTTCCGAATTGGGTTATTATTTCGCCCATCGACTATTGCATCAGATACCATTCTTGTGGAGATTTCATGCGATACATCACAGCGCCGAAAAAATGGATTGGCTCACCACCACTAGGGTGCATCCAGTCGATCAGCTCTTTACAAAATTCTTTCAGCTAGTACCGCTACTCTGTCTAGATTTTTCCCCGAAAGCAATGGGGATTTATTTTCTCTGGTCATCGGCGATCGCCTTTTTTATCCATGCCAACTTACGAATTAAACTCCCAATTCTGAGACGAATTATTGTCACTCCAGAAACCCATCATTGGCATCACAATCGAAATCGAGCATTATCTAATACAAACTTTTCGGCACAGCTTGCTTGTATTGATTGGTTATTTGGTACGTATTATTGTCCCCAAACTAAACATCAAGATCACTACGGCATATCAGAGAGACTTCCCAACACCTATTTAAAGCAAGTTTTCTATCCATTTGGAAAAGCCTAA